One region of Streptomyces subrutilus genomic DNA includes:
- a CDS encoding succinate dehydrogenase hydrophobic membrane anchor subunit, with protein MSSDTSSAKVIGDDGSVSGVSLYDVDNPAPYIEAPRKRTGKTPRSTRGNFEMAAWLFMRLSGVVLVVLVIGHLLIQLVLDGGVSKIGFAFVAGRWASPFWQIWDLLMLWLAMLHGANGLRTVINDYAERANTRLWLKGLLYTATVFTILLGTLVIFTFDPNIR; from the coding sequence ATGTCTTCTGACACTTCTTCCGCCAAGGTCATCGGCGACGACGGCTCCGTATCGGGCGTGAGCCTCTACGACGTCGACAACCCGGCGCCCTACATCGAGGCCCCCCGCAAGCGCACGGGCAAGACCCCGCGCTCGACCCGCGGGAACTTCGAGATGGCCGCGTGGCTCTTCATGCGCCTCTCGGGCGTCGTGCTCGTCGTCCTCGTCATCGGCCACCTGCTGATCCAGCTGGTGCTCGACGGCGGCGTCTCCAAGATCGGCTTCGCCTTCGTGGCGGGCCGCTGGGCTTCCCCGTTCTGGCAGATCTGGGACCTGCTGATGCTGTGGCTGGCCATGCTGCACGGCGCGAACGGCCTGCGTACCGTCATCAACGACTACGCGGAGCGCGCCAACACGCGGCTGTGGCTGAAGGGCCTGCTCTACACCGCCACGGTGTTCACCATCCTTCTGGGCACGCTGGTGATCTTCACCTTCGACCCGAACATCCGCTAG
- a CDS encoding RNA polymerase sigma factor: MLGDDAELTAAVLAAQDGEENAFRAVYRAVHPRLLGYVRTLVGDGDAEDVTSEAWLQIARDLGSFTGDADRFRGWAARIARNRALDHIRMRGRRPAIGGDDTELTGWAADCDTAGAAMEALSTGSAMALIAQLPQDQAEAVVLRVVVGLDAKSAAETLGKRPGAVRTAAHRGLKKLAELLGPEGAEGGFEPDSDRGGDRGSDPGARVRHNAGGQARGGRGGRDLDAVPAQRGHGGGLVEQTGVTHSRWRTQKDM, translated from the coding sequence TTGCTGGGGGACGACGCGGAGCTGACCGCGGCGGTGCTCGCGGCACAGGACGGCGAAGAGAACGCGTTCCGTGCTGTGTACCGCGCCGTGCACCCACGCCTGCTCGGATACGTACGCACGCTCGTCGGCGACGGCGACGCGGAGGACGTGACCTCCGAGGCCTGGCTGCAGATCGCCCGCGACCTGGGCTCCTTCACCGGTGACGCCGACCGCTTCCGCGGCTGGGCCGCCCGCATCGCCCGCAACCGGGCCCTGGACCACATACGCATGCGCGGCCGCCGCCCCGCCATAGGCGGGGACGACACCGAGCTCACCGGCTGGGCCGCCGACTGCGACACGGCGGGCGCCGCGATGGAGGCCCTCTCCACCGGCAGCGCCATGGCGCTCATCGCACAGCTGCCCCAGGACCAGGCGGAGGCCGTGGTCCTGCGGGTCGTCGTCGGCCTGGACGCCAAGAGCGCGGCCGAGACCCTCGGCAAGCGGCCCGGCGCCGTACGGACCGCCGCCCACCGGGGTCTGAAGAAGCTGGCCGAGCTGCTCGGCCCGGAGGGCGCGGAGGGCGGCTTCGAGCCGGACTCGGACCGCGGCGGGGACCGGGGCTCGGATCCGGGCGCCCGCGTCCGCCATAATGCCGGTGGCCAGGCACGGGGCGGCAGGGGCGGGAGGGATCTCGACGCCGTACCCGCGCAGCGCGGCCACGGCGGGGGCCTCGTAGAACAAACCGGTGTGACGCATTCACGTTGGCGGACGCAGAAGGACATGTGA
- the sdhC gene encoding succinate dehydrogenase, cytochrome b556 subunit: MPAGTLYRGREGMWSWVAHRVTGVLIFFFLFVHVLDTALVRVSPEAYDDVVATYKTPIVALLEYGLVAAILFHALNGLRVIAVDFWSKGPRYQKQMLWYVVGIWIALMIGAIYPVLSHAYLELFGK; encoded by the coding sequence GTGCCGGCTGGAACGTTGTACCGCGGCCGGGAAGGAATGTGGTCCTGGGTGGCTCATCGAGTCACCGGCGTCCTCATCTTCTTCTTCCTGTTCGTACACGTCCTCGACACCGCACTCGTCCGCGTCTCCCCCGAGGCGTACGACGATGTCGTGGCTACCTACAAGACGCCGATCGTCGCGCTGCTGGAGTACGGCCTCGTCGCCGCAATCCTGTTCCACGCGCTCAACGGTCTCCGTGTCATCGCAGTGGACTTCTGGTCCAAGGGCCCGCGCTACCAGAAGCAGATGCTCTGGTACGTCGTGGGCATCTGGATCGCGCTGATGATCGGGGCCATCTACCCCGTCCTCAGCCACGCCTACCTTGAACTGTTCGGGAAGTGA
- the sdhA gene encoding succinate dehydrogenase flavoprotein subunit, with amino-acid sequence MKIHKYDTVIVGAGGAGMRAAIEATKRSRTAVLTKLYPTRSHTGAAQGGMAAALANVEEDNWEWHTFDTVKGGDYLVDQDAAEILAKEAIDAVLDLEKMGLPFNRTPDGTIDQRRFGGHSRNHGEAPVRRSCYAADRTGHMILQTLYQNCVKEGVEFFNEFYVLDQLLVEEDGVKKSAGVVAYELATGEIHVFQAKAVIYASGGTGKFFKVTSNAHTLTGDGQAACYRRGLPLEDMEFFQFHPTGIWRMGILLTEGARGEGGILRNKDGERFMEKYAPVMKDLASRDVVSRSIYTEIREGRGCGPAGDHVYLDLTHLPPEQLDAKLPDITEFARTYLGIEPYTDPIPIQPTAHYAMGGIPTNVEGEVLADNTTVVPGLYAAGEVACVSVHGANRLGTNSLLDINVFGKRSGIAAAAYAQANDYVELPENPAQQVVDLVEQLRNSTGSERVADLRLELQETMDACVMVFRTEQTIKTAVEKIAELRERYRNVSVQDKGKRFNTDLLEAIELGNLLDLAEVMAVSALARKESRGGHYREDYPNRDDVNFMRHTMAYREVGADGKDSVRLDYKPVVVTRYQPMERKY; translated from the coding sequence ATGAAGATCCACAAGTACGACACCGTCATCGTCGGCGCGGGCGGCGCGGGCATGCGCGCCGCCATCGAGGCGACGAAGCGCAGCCGCACCGCCGTGCTGACGAAGCTCTACCCCACCCGCTCCCACACGGGCGCCGCGCAGGGCGGCATGGCCGCCGCGCTGGCCAACGTGGAAGAGGACAACTGGGAGTGGCACACCTTCGACACGGTCAAGGGCGGTGACTACCTGGTCGACCAGGACGCCGCCGAGATCCTGGCGAAGGAGGCCATCGACGCGGTCCTCGACCTGGAGAAGATGGGCCTGCCGTTCAACCGCACCCCGGACGGCACCATCGACCAGCGCCGCTTCGGCGGCCACTCGCGCAACCACGGCGAGGCCCCGGTCCGCCGGTCCTGCTACGCCGCGGACCGCACCGGCCACATGATCCTCCAGACGCTGTACCAGAACTGCGTCAAGGAGGGCGTGGAGTTCTTCAACGAGTTCTACGTCCTGGACCAGCTCCTGGTCGAGGAGGACGGCGTCAAGAAGTCGGCCGGCGTGGTCGCGTACGAGCTCGCCACCGGCGAGATCCACGTGTTCCAGGCCAAGGCCGTCATCTACGCCTCCGGCGGCACCGGCAAGTTCTTCAAGGTGACCTCCAACGCGCACACCCTCACGGGTGACGGCCAGGCGGCCTGCTACCGCCGCGGCCTGCCGCTCGAGGACATGGAGTTCTTCCAGTTCCACCCGACGGGCATCTGGCGCATGGGCATCCTGCTGACGGAGGGCGCCCGCGGTGAGGGCGGCATCCTCCGCAACAAGGACGGCGAGCGCTTCATGGAGAAGTACGCGCCGGTCATGAAGGACCTCGCGTCCCGTGACGTCGTCTCGCGCTCCATCTACACCGAGATCCGTGAGGGCCGCGGCTGCGGTCCGGCCGGCGACCACGTGTACCTGGACCTGACGCACCTGCCGCCGGAGCAGCTCGACGCGAAGCTCCCGGACATCACCGAGTTCGCGCGCACCTACCTGGGCATCGAGCCGTACACGGACCCGATCCCGATCCAGCCCACCGCGCACTACGCCATGGGCGGCATCCCGACCAACGTCGAGGGCGAGGTCCTGGCGGACAACACCACCGTCGTCCCCGGCCTGTACGCGGCCGGCGAGGTCGCGTGCGTGTCGGTGCACGGCGCGAACCGCCTGGGCACCAATTCGCTGCTGGACATCAACGTCTTCGGCAAGCGCTCGGGCATCGCGGCGGCCGCGTACGCGCAGGCCAACGACTACGTCGAGCTGCCGGAGAACCCGGCGCAGCAGGTGGTCGACCTGGTCGAGCAGCTGCGCAACTCCACGGGCAGCGAGCGGGTCGCCGACCTGCGTCTGGAGCTCCAGGAGACGATGGACGCGTGCGTGATGGTGTTCCGTACGGAGCAGACCATCAAGACGGCGGTCGAGAAGATCGCCGAGCTGCGCGAGCGCTACAGGAACGTGTCCGTCCAGGACAAGGGCAAGCGCTTCAACACGGACCTGCTGGAGGCCATCGAGCTGGGCAACCTGCTCGACCTGGCCGAGGTCATGGCCGTGTCCGCGCTGGCGCGCAAGGAGTCCCGCGGCGGTCACTACCGCGAGGACTACCCGAACCGCGACGACGTCAACTTCATGCGCCACACCATGGCGTACCGCGAGGTCGGCGCCGACGGCAAGGACTCCGTCCGGCTGGACTACAAGCCCGTCGTCGTCACCCGCTACCAGCCGATGGAGCGTAAGTACTGA
- a CDS encoding 2-oxo-4-hydroxy-4-carboxy-5-ureidoimidazoline decarboxylase translates to MAGHPHHAPRSPPLSSHLPAQARGSSGPSRSGLARFNALSPEAAEAALMHCCGSRRWAHRVAEHRPYPDSEALLAAADEASYDLSHADLAEALAAEPSAELEPGASYAAVLALDAGHAEYERKFGHAFVICLEGRTPEEQADQLLAAIRRRMGHDVDEERSLSADELRRLAQARLCDLTHWLTSADGLTGAEMGLFAPVG, encoded by the coding sequence GTGGCAGGACACCCGCACCACGCCCCGAGGAGCCCCCCGCTGTCCAGCCACCTTCCGGCACAGGCCCGCGGCAGCTCCGGCCCCTCCCGCTCCGGCCTGGCGCGCTTCAACGCCCTGTCCCCCGAGGCGGCCGAGGCGGCCCTGATGCACTGCTGCGGCAGCCGGCGCTGGGCCCACCGCGTCGCCGAACACCGCCCCTACCCCGATTCCGAGGCACTGCTCGCCGCCGCGGACGAGGCGTCGTACGACCTCTCGCACGCGGACCTGGCGGAGGCGCTGGCCGCCGAACCCTCGGCGGAACTGGAGCCCGGGGCCTCGTACGCCGCCGTACTGGCCCTCGACGCGGGCCACGCCGAGTACGAGCGCAAGTTCGGCCACGCCTTCGTGATCTGCCTGGAAGGGCGCACTCCGGAGGAGCAGGCGGACCAGCTGCTGGCGGCGATCCGCCGCCGGATGGGGCACGACGTGGACGAGGAGCGCTCCCTCTCCGCCGACGAGCTGCGCCGCCTCGCGCAGGCCCGGCTGTGCGACCTGACACATTGGCTGACGTCTGCCGATGGCCTGACTGGGGCGGAAATGGGGCTATTCGCCCCTGTCGGATAG